A single region of the Streptomyces sp. NBC_01803 genome encodes:
- a CDS encoding metallopeptidase family protein — protein sequence MDKSSSVPPVPSGPADRHRHRDRHGRGMRGPVAPPQVPLAVSRADTFDSLVHDSAERLRRRLPQLAGVDFGVQEVPWLPRAGNGSGPADVDGVPLGGVIRARGGQPDRIVVYRRPVELRARDRDERAQLVHEVVVEQAAELLGLSPESVDPKYGQD from the coding sequence ATGGACAAATCCAGCAGCGTCCCCCCGGTTCCGTCCGGCCCGGCCGACCGTCATCGGCACCGGGATCGGCACGGCCGCGGCATGCGCGGACCCGTGGCGCCACCGCAGGTGCCGCTGGCTGTCAGCCGGGCGGACACCTTCGACTCCCTGGTGCACGACTCGGCGGAACGGCTGCGGCGCCGGCTGCCCCAGCTCGCCGGAGTGGACTTCGGCGTGCAGGAGGTGCCCTGGCTGCCGCGTGCGGGAAACGGCTCGGGCCCCGCGGACGTGGACGGCGTGCCGCTGGGCGGCGTGATCCGGGCCAGGGGTGGCCAGCCCGACCGCATCGTGGTCTACCGACGCCCGGTGGAGCTGCGCGCCCGGGACCGGGACGAGCGCGCGCAACTCGTGCACGAGGTGGTCGTGGAGCAGGCCGCGGAGCTGCTCGGGCTCAGCCCGGAGTCCGTGGACCCGAAGTACGGCCAGGACTGA
- a CDS encoding DUF5719 family protein, whose product MNRATISLLAALAALVAVTGFATLRPDDGTGRETLEYESPRPVERAALTCPRPTAAESATTWYTAYTPADDAPYPEDGDGEETGDSAALLPAPEHTPGTEADESGDAEENAEENAEGLDNGEAGDAEPVVPLQEPGLPVAARVRDADTPALTGTAEQRLAPGWTVQQTTSVPSGPGRGLLGTSCQTPDTEFWFAGASTAETRHDYVHITNPDGAATVVDIDLYGPEGRLESDAGQGITVPAGSSVPIRLSTLNSEPQTNLAVHVTARTGRIGALVEAVDERLGADWLPPAGAPSGRVVLPGIPADAESVRLVVFAPGEEDLALDVGLAGPGGTITPAGYETVSVHAGTLTAVDLEDLTQGEPGSLVLTPASGSGTGTVAAALRVTMGDGEEQEMAFIPATAPVERRASVSGNTASGTELSLVAPDEAAEVEVTYSAGAEGGEPVTETHTVEAGTTLVLAPELPDSTEGQFAVTVRHTGGGSLYASRTLTAESDGATTFTVQTLPDDRSTVAIPDTRQDLSILTD is encoded by the coding sequence GTGAACCGCGCCACCATCTCCCTGCTCGCCGCCCTCGCCGCGCTCGTCGCCGTCACGGGCTTCGCCACGCTCCGCCCCGACGACGGCACCGGGCGGGAGACCCTGGAGTACGAGAGCCCGCGTCCGGTCGAGCGCGCCGCGCTCACCTGCCCCCGGCCCACCGCCGCCGAGTCGGCCACGACCTGGTACACCGCGTACACCCCGGCCGACGACGCCCCGTACCCCGAGGACGGTGACGGCGAGGAGACCGGCGACAGCGCCGCCCTGCTGCCCGCGCCCGAACACACGCCGGGCACGGAGGCGGACGAGTCCGGGGACGCGGAGGAGAACGCGGAGGAGAACGCGGAGGGCCTGGACAACGGAGAGGCCGGGGACGCCGAGCCGGTGGTACCGCTCCAGGAGCCGGGCCTGCCCGTCGCGGCCCGCGTCCGCGACGCCGACACCCCCGCCCTGACCGGGACCGCCGAACAGCGGCTCGCCCCGGGCTGGACCGTGCAGCAGACCACGAGCGTTCCGTCCGGTCCGGGCCGTGGCCTGCTGGGCACCTCCTGCCAGACGCCCGACACCGAGTTCTGGTTCGCCGGGGCCAGCACCGCCGAGACCCGGCACGACTACGTCCACATCACCAACCCCGACGGAGCCGCCACGGTGGTCGACATCGACCTCTACGGTCCCGAGGGCAGGCTGGAGTCAGACGCCGGACAGGGCATCACCGTGCCCGCCGGCTCCTCCGTCCCGATCCGGCTCTCCACGCTGAACAGCGAGCCGCAGACGAACCTCGCCGTACATGTCACCGCCCGCACCGGCCGGATCGGCGCCCTGGTCGAGGCCGTCGACGAGCGGCTCGGCGCGGACTGGCTGCCGCCCGCCGGGGCCCCCTCCGGCCGCGTGGTCCTGCCCGGCATCCCGGCCGACGCCGAGTCCGTGCGGCTGGTCGTCTTCGCGCCGGGCGAGGAGGACCTCGCGCTCGACGTCGGCCTGGCCGGACCCGGCGGCACGATCACCCCGGCCGGCTACGAGACGGTGTCCGTCCACGCCGGGACGCTCACCGCCGTGGACCTGGAGGACCTCACCCAGGGCGAGCCCGGCTCCCTGGTCCTCACCCCGGCCTCCGGCTCGGGCACCGGCACGGTCGCCGCCGCGCTGCGCGTCACCATGGGCGACGGCGAGGAGCAGGAGATGGCGTTCATCCCGGCCACCGCGCCCGTCGAGCGGCGCGCCAGTGTCTCCGGCAACACCGCCTCGGGCACCGAGCTGTCCCTGGTGGCCCCCGACGAGGCGGCCGAGGTCGAGGTCACGTACTCGGCGGGCGCCGAGGGCGGGGAGCCCGTCACCGAGACCCACACGGTGGAGGCGGGCACCACGCTGGTCCTGGCCCCGGAGCTCCCCGACTCCACCGAGGGCCAGTTCGCGGTGACGGTCCGGCACACGGGCGGCGGCTCGCTGTACGCCTCACGGACTCTCACCGCCGAGTCGGACGGCGCGACGACGTTCACCGTCCAGACGCTCCCCGACGACCGTTCGACCGTCGCCATCCCGGACACCCGTCAGGACCTGTCGATCCTGACGGACTGA
- a CDS encoding RDD family protein translates to MSQVVTGDAVVLGLQPARLPSRIMAVALDLTVFVGGYLLLSVVLLSTVLPLGSAAAAAVQVALLILVLVGGPVAVETLSRGRSLGKLVFGLRVVRRDGGPIRFRHALVRGVVGFVETVISAGAAPVITSLVSAEGRRLGDIFAGTLVVRERIPGSGRTAAPMPPPPPALAGEFAGLDLSRVPDGLWLAVRQYLARMEQLDERVAWSMAVRLAGDVVERVGAPAPAGTHPAAYLSGVLAERQRREAERAFGSPPAPSAAPGAPLTPPIPAVQPEPRQESRPQREARQEPGPERTTGFTPPS, encoded by the coding sequence ATGAGTCAGGTGGTGACGGGCGACGCGGTCGTCCTCGGGTTGCAGCCCGCTCGTCTGCCGAGCCGGATCATGGCCGTCGCCCTCGATCTGACGGTCTTCGTCGGCGGTTATCTGCTGCTGTCCGTCGTTCTGCTGAGCACGGTGCTGCCGCTCGGTTCGGCCGCCGCCGCGGCCGTGCAGGTGGCGCTGCTGATCCTGGTCCTGGTGGGCGGGCCGGTGGCGGTGGAGACGCTGAGCCGGGGCCGTTCGCTGGGCAAGCTGGTCTTCGGGCTGCGGGTGGTGCGGCGCGACGGCGGGCCCATCCGGTTCCGGCACGCGCTGGTGCGCGGGGTGGTCGGGTTCGTCGAGACGGTGATCAGCGCGGGGGCCGCGCCGGTCATCACCTCGCTGGTCTCGGCGGAGGGACGCCGGCTGGGGGACATCTTCGCGGGCACGCTGGTGGTGCGGGAGCGGATCCCGGGCAGTGGGCGGACGGCCGCGCCGATGCCGCCGCCTCCGCCCGCGCTGGCCGGTGAGTTCGCCGGGCTGGATCTGTCCCGGGTGCCGGACGGGCTGTGGCTCGCGGTGCGGCAGTACCTGGCGCGGATGGAGCAGTTGGACGAGCGGGTCGCGTGGTCGATGGCGGTGCGGCTGGCCGGTGACGTGGTGGAGCGGGTGGGCGCCCCGGCGCCGGCCGGGACGCATCCGGCCGCGTATCTGAGTGGGGTGCTCGCGGAGCGGCAGCGGCGGGAGGCGGAGCGCGCGTTCGGCTCGCCGCCTGCCCCGTCGGCGGCGCCCGGCGCGCCGCTCACTCCCCCCATACCGGCTGTTCAGCCGGAGCCCCGACAGGAGTCGCGCCCCCAGCGGGAGGCGCGGCAGGAGCCCGGGCCGGAGCGGACCACCGGGTTCACTCCGCCGTCCTGA
- the manA gene encoding mannose-6-phosphate isomerase, class I — protein sequence MNRLHNTLRTYAWGSATALPELLGAEPTGEPQAELWMGAHPAAPSRVDRGAGHVPLTDVIAADPEGELGEAAVREFGPRLPFLLKLLAAESPLSLQVHPDRPQARAGYAAEEERGLPVDAPDRNYKDANHKPELICALTPFDGLCGFRPAAEAADLLEELGVGALKPYADALRAHPEGGALREVLTAVLTADPEAMAETVAEAAEAAARLGGAYAVYAELARHFPGDPGVIAATLLNRVRLEPGEALFLGAGVPHAYLRGLGVEIMANSDNVLRCGLTPKHVDVPELLRVVRFEAGGPGVLRPAAAPGDATGEEVYATPIDEFRLSRHVLPAGSAPRPLPDRTAQILLCVDGRVTLRPTGGGTESDAELTLERGESAYARAGERVSAEGPGTLFRATVAL from the coding sequence ATGAACCGCCTCCACAACACCCTCCGGACCTATGCCTGGGGTTCGGCCACCGCCCTCCCCGAGCTGCTCGGCGCCGAGCCCACCGGGGAACCACAGGCCGAGCTGTGGATGGGAGCGCACCCCGCCGCGCCCTCGCGCGTCGACCGCGGTGCCGGGCACGTCCCCCTCACCGACGTCATCGCCGCCGACCCCGAGGGCGAGCTCGGCGAGGCCGCCGTCCGGGAGTTCGGGCCACGGCTGCCGTTCCTCCTCAAGCTGCTGGCCGCCGAGAGCCCGCTCTCCCTCCAGGTGCACCCCGACCGCCCCCAGGCACGCGCCGGCTACGCCGCCGAGGAGGAGCGGGGCCTGCCGGTGGACGCGCCGGACCGCAACTACAAGGACGCCAACCACAAGCCCGAGCTGATCTGCGCCCTCACCCCCTTCGACGGGCTGTGCGGCTTCCGCCCGGCGGCCGAGGCCGCCGACCTGCTGGAAGAGCTCGGCGTCGGCGCGCTGAAACCGTACGCGGACGCGCTGCGCGCCCACCCCGAGGGCGGCGCGCTGCGCGAGGTCCTCACCGCCGTGCTGACCGCGGACCCCGAGGCGATGGCCGAGACCGTCGCCGAGGCCGCCGAGGCGGCGGCCCGGCTGGGCGGCGCGTACGCCGTGTACGCCGAGCTGGCCCGGCACTTCCCGGGCGACCCGGGCGTGATCGCGGCGACGCTGCTCAACCGCGTCCGGCTCGAACCGGGCGAGGCGCTCTTCCTCGGCGCGGGCGTTCCGCACGCCTACCTGCGCGGCCTGGGTGTCGAGATCATGGCCAACTCCGACAACGTGCTGCGCTGCGGCCTCACCCCCAAACACGTGGACGTGCCCGAGCTGTTGCGCGTGGTCCGCTTCGAGGCCGGCGGCCCGGGCGTCCTGCGCCCCGCCGCCGCGCCCGGCGACGCCACGGGCGAGGAGGTGTACGCGACGCCGATCGACGAGTTCCGGCTCTCCCGCCACGTCCTGCCCGCCGGCTCCGCCCCCCGCCCGCTGCCCGACCGCACCGCGCAGATCCTGCTCTGCGTGGACGGCCGCGTCACCCTGCGCCCGACCGGGGGCGGCACCGAGAGTGACGCCGAACTGACTCTGGAACGCGGCGAGTCGGCCTACGCGCGAGCGGGCGAGCGCGTCTCGGCGGAAGGCCCCGGCACGCTTTTCCGCGCGACTGTCGCCCTGTAA
- a CDS encoding Trm112 family protein, whose product MPLVEAALLDILACPACHAPLREDGQELVCTGESCGLAYPVRDGVPVLLVDEARRTG is encoded by the coding sequence ATGCCGCTCGTCGAAGCCGCTCTGCTGGACATTCTCGCCTGCCCGGCGTGTCACGCCCCCCTGCGCGAGGACGGCCAGGAGCTGGTGTGCACCGGCGAGAGCTGCGGGCTGGCGTATCCGGTGCGGGACGGTGTTCCCGTCCTCCTGGTGGACGAGGCCCGCCGGACCGGCTGA
- a CDS encoding stage II sporulation protein M — MDLDVFVAAHRAEWDRLESLLRRSRRLTGAETEELVELYQRTATHLSLMRASAPDPVLTGRLTTLVARARSVVVGTRRATWRDAVSFFTAGFPAACYRTRHWWVPTALVFTAVVAALGWWIAENPEVRATMAAPEDLREMTRPGGAYESYYSSSPAAAFSAQVWTNNLQVAGMSLAFGALLGLPVLWVLLQNAVNVATGVGLMASADRLDVFLGLILPHGLLELTAVFVAGGVGLRLGWTVIDPGPRPRLAALAQEGRAAIGMAIGLLVVLLISGVIEGFVTPSGLPTWARITIGVVAELAFLTYVFVLGRRAVAAGETGDMAAADREDEAPVAA, encoded by the coding sequence ATGGATCTCGACGTCTTCGTCGCCGCGCACCGGGCGGAGTGGGACAGGCTGGAGTCACTGCTGCGCCGCTCCCGCCGGCTCACCGGTGCCGAGACGGAGGAGCTGGTCGAGCTCTACCAGCGCACGGCGACCCATCTGTCGCTGATGCGCGCCTCGGCTCCCGACCCGGTCCTCACCGGCCGCCTGACCACCCTCGTCGCGCGCGCCCGCAGCGTCGTGGTCGGCACCCGCAGGGCGACCTGGCGCGACGCCGTGAGCTTCTTCACCGCCGGGTTCCCCGCCGCCTGTTACCGCACGCGGCACTGGTGGGTGCCCACGGCCCTGGTGTTCACCGCCGTGGTGGCGGCCCTGGGCTGGTGGATCGCGGAGAACCCCGAGGTGCGCGCGACGATGGCCGCCCCCGAGGACCTGCGGGAGATGACCCGCCCCGGCGGAGCCTACGAGTCGTACTACTCCAGCAGTCCGGCGGCGGCCTTCTCGGCCCAGGTCTGGACGAACAACCTGCAAGTCGCGGGTATGTCCCTCGCGTTCGGCGCTCTGCTCGGCCTGCCCGTGCTGTGGGTCCTCCTGCAGAACGCGGTGAACGTGGCCACCGGCGTCGGACTCATGGCGTCGGCGGACCGGCTCGACGTCTTCCTCGGCCTGATCCTCCCGCACGGCCTGCTGGAGCTGACCGCCGTCTTCGTCGCCGGTGGCGTCGGTCTCCGCCTGGGCTGGACGGTGATCGACCCGGGCCCGCGCCCGCGCCTCGCCGCCCTCGCCCAGGAGGGCCGCGCGGCGATCGGCATGGCCATCGGACTGCTCGTGGTGCTGCTGATCTCGGGAGTGATCGAGGGGTTCGTGACCCCCTCCGGCCTGCCCACCTGGGCCCGCATCACCATCGGCGTGGTGGCCGAGCTGGCCTTCCTGACCTACGTCTTCGTGCTGGGCCGCCGCGCCGTGGCGGCCGGCGAGACCGGCGACATGGCGGCGGCCGACCGCGAGGACGAGGCCCCGGTCGCGGCGTGA
- the ahcY gene encoding adenosylhomocysteinase, translating to MTTSATAAQDFKVADLSLAEFGRKEIILAEHEMPGLMAIREEYAASQPLAGARVTGSLHMTVQTAVLIETLVALGAQVRWASCNIFSTQDHAAAAIAAVGIPVFAWKGETLEEYWWCTEQALVWPDSPTGGPNMILDDGGDATLLVHKGVEYEKAGRVPDVATAENEEHAVILGLLTRTLAESPQKWTQLASEIRGVTEETTTGVHRLYEMFREGTLLFPAINVNDSVTKSKFDNKYGCRHSLIDGINRATDVLIGGKVAVVCGYGDVGKGCAESLRGQGARVIITEIDPICALQAAMDGYQVARLEDVVETADIFITCTGNKDIILAADMARMKHQAIVGNIGHFDNEIDIAGLTKLPGVVRDEIKPQVHTWTFPDGHNIIVLSEGRLLNLGNATGHPSFVMSNSFANQTIAQIELFSKTNEYPTGVYTIPKHLDEKVARLHLDALGARLTELRPEQAAYIGVPVEGPYKSEHYRY from the coding sequence ATGACAACGAGCGCAACCGCCGCTCAGGACTTCAAGGTCGCCGATCTGTCGCTGGCCGAGTTCGGCCGCAAGGAGATCATCCTCGCCGAGCACGAGATGCCCGGCCTGATGGCGATCCGCGAGGAGTACGCCGCGTCGCAGCCGCTGGCCGGCGCCCGCGTCACCGGTTCACTGCACATGACCGTCCAGACGGCCGTGCTGATCGAGACGCTGGTCGCTCTCGGTGCCCAGGTCCGGTGGGCGTCCTGCAACATCTTCTCCACCCAGGACCACGCCGCCGCCGCGATCGCCGCCGTGGGCATCCCCGTCTTCGCCTGGAAGGGCGAGACGCTCGAAGAGTACTGGTGGTGCACCGAGCAGGCCCTGGTCTGGCCGGACAGCCCGACCGGTGGCCCGAACATGATCCTGGACGACGGCGGTGACGCGACGCTCCTGGTCCACAAGGGCGTTGAGTACGAGAAGGCCGGCCGCGTGCCGGACGTGGCCACCGCCGAGAACGAGGAGCACGCCGTCATTCTCGGCCTCCTCACCCGCACGCTGGCCGAGTCGCCCCAGAAGTGGACGCAGCTCGCCTCCGAGATCCGGGGCGTGACGGAGGAGACCACCACCGGCGTCCACCGCCTGTACGAGATGTTCCGCGAGGGGACGCTCCTCTTCCCGGCCATCAACGTGAACGACTCGGTCACCAAGTCGAAGTTCGACAACAAGTACGGCTGCCGCCACTCGCTCATCGACGGCATCAACCGCGCCACGGACGTCCTGATCGGTGGCAAGGTCGCGGTCGTCTGCGGCTACGGCGACGTCGGCAAGGGCTGCGCCGAGTCGCTGCGCGGCCAGGGCGCGCGAGTGATCATCACCGAGATCGACCCCATCTGCGCGCTCCAGGCGGCGATGGACGGCTACCAGGTGGCCCGGCTCGAAGACGTCGTCGAGACCGCCGACATCTTCATCACCTGCACCGGCAACAAGGACATCATCCTGGCCGCCGACATGGCCCGGATGAAGCACCAGGCGATCGTCGGCAACATCGGCCACTTCGACAACGAGATCGACATCGCCGGTCTCACCAAGCTGCCCGGTGTCGTCAGGGACGAGATCAAGCCCCAGGTCCACACCTGGACCTTCCCGGACGGCCACAACATCATCGTCCTGTCCGAGGGGCGCCTGCTGAACCTGGGCAACGCCACGGGCCACCCCTCGTTCGTCATGTCCAACAGCTTCGCGAACCAGACGATCGCGCAGATCGAGCTGTTCTCGAAGACCAACGAGTACCCGACGGGCGTCTACACGATCCCCAAGCACCTGGACGAGAAGGTCGCCCGCCTGCACCTGGACGCGCTCGGCGCCAGGCTGACCGAGCTCCGCCCGGAGCAGGCCGCGTACATCGGCGTCCCGGTCGAGGGTCCGTACAAGTCCGAGCACTACCGGTACTGA
- a CDS encoding SIS domain-containing protein, translated as MIDESMLDTPDELLRADPHGLLRAVAAGGAHVRTAARSAEESGLARISPEGRPGTLLVAGAGPEVPLVAGLLGALAGDGARVTRLRPTGALAAPGALTWPLPRWAGPLDLLLITSAEGTEPGLMLLLEAAHRRGCSVVTVAPGGSPLADVTAQRRNLSLPFSPAPRQETTGHPAAPGPAWALLTPLLLLGDRLGLFDAGPAAIQGLADRLDAVAERCGPSVRTHESTAKTLAAEFGATLPLLWAEGPIARAAARHAVATLHALPGCPALTAALPEALTAHGALLHGTLGPGADPDDFFRDRVEEPSPLNARVLLLRDRFPGADDGTASAVGAARDLAFELGVAFSELPTVEGSAPLEIAGEFIAQLDFTAVYLALATGARL; from the coding sequence ATGATCGACGAATCGATGCTCGACACCCCGGACGAGCTGCTCCGCGCGGACCCGCACGGCCTGCTCCGCGCCGTCGCCGCCGGCGGCGCCCACGTCCGCACCGCGGCCCGGAGCGCGGAGGAGTCCGGGCTCGCCCGGATCTCGCCCGAGGGCCGCCCCGGTACCCTGCTCGTCGCCGGCGCCGGACCCGAGGTGCCGCTCGTGGCCGGGCTCCTGGGCGCCCTCGCCGGGGACGGCGCGCGCGTCACCCGCCTGCGACCCACCGGAGCGCTGGCCGCGCCGGGCGCGCTGACCTGGCCGCTGCCCCGCTGGGCCGGCCCGCTCGACCTGCTGCTCATCACCTCCGCCGAGGGCACCGAGCCCGGCCTCATGCTCCTGCTGGAGGCGGCCCATCGGCGCGGTTGCTCGGTCGTCACGGTCGCCCCCGGCGGCTCGCCGCTGGCCGACGTGACCGCGCAGCGGCGGAACCTCAGCCTCCCGTTCAGCCCGGCGCCCCGTCAGGAGACCACCGGCCACCCGGCCGCGCCCGGTCCGGCCTGGGCGCTGCTCACCCCGCTGCTGCTGCTCGGCGACCGGCTGGGCCTGTTCGACGCCGGCCCCGCCGCGATCCAGGGCCTCGCGGACCGGCTGGACGCTGTGGCCGAGCGCTGCGGCCCCTCGGTGCGGACGCACGAGAGCACCGCCAAGACGCTGGCCGCCGAGTTCGGCGCGACGCTGCCGCTGCTGTGGGCCGAGGGCCCGATAGCGCGCGCCGCCGCCCGGCACGCCGTGGCCACGCTCCACGCGCTCCCCGGCTGCCCCGCGCTCACCGCCGCGCTCCCCGAGGCCCTGACCGCCCACGGCGCGCTGCTCCACGGCACCCTCGGACCCGGTGCCGACCCGGACGACTTCTTCCGCGACCGGGTGGAGGAGCCGTCGCCGCTGAACGCGCGGGTGCTCCTGCTGCGCGACCGGTTCCCCGGCGCCGACGACGGCACCGCGAGCGCGGTCGGCGCCGCCCGCGATCTGGCCTTCGAGTTGGGCGTCGCGTTCAGCGAGCTGCCGACGGTGGAGGGCAGCGCCCCCCTGGAGATCGCGGGCGAGTTCATCGCGCAGCTCGACTTCACCGCCGTCTACCTGGCGCTCGCCACCGGAGCCCGCCTCTAG
- a CDS encoding phosphomannomutase/phosphoglucomutase, which yields MPDLSQIVKAYDVRGVVPDQWDERLAELLGAAFAEITGASAVVIGHDMRPSSPGLAGAFGRGAAARGADVTEIGLCSTDQLYYASGALDLPGAMFTASHNPAQYNGIKMCRAGAKPIGQDSGLAEIRALVEGWLAEGPPVPAASPGGLAQRDVLKDYAAHLRGLVDLTAIRPLKVVVDAGNGMGGHTVPTVFEGLPLELDPMYFELDGTFPNHEANPLDPANIVDLQARVKATGADLGLAFDGDADRCFVVDERGEPVPPSAITALVAARELAKAPGSAVIHNLITSWSVPEVVKENGGTPVRTRVGHSFIKAEMARTGAIFGGEHSAHYYFRDFWNADTGMLAALHVLAALGEQEGPLSGLVAAYDRYAASGEINSRVEDQTGRAAAVKAAFADRPGVTLDELDGLTVTAADWWFNIRPSNTEPLLRLNIEARDATTVDKIRDEVLGIVRS from the coding sequence GTGCCGGATCTGTCACAGATTGTGAAGGCATACGACGTACGCGGAGTGGTCCCCGACCAGTGGGACGAGCGGCTGGCCGAGCTCCTCGGTGCCGCGTTCGCGGAGATCACCGGAGCGTCCGCCGTCGTCATCGGCCATGACATGCGCCCGTCCTCCCCCGGCCTGGCCGGCGCCTTCGGCCGGGGCGCCGCGGCGCGCGGGGCGGACGTCACCGAGATCGGCCTGTGCTCCACCGACCAGCTGTACTACGCCAGCGGCGCCCTGGACCTGCCGGGCGCGATGTTCACCGCGAGCCACAACCCCGCGCAGTACAACGGGATCAAGATGTGCCGCGCGGGCGCCAAGCCCATCGGCCAGGACAGCGGCCTCGCCGAGATCCGCGCCCTCGTCGAGGGCTGGCTGGCGGAGGGCCCCCCGGTCCCGGCCGCTTCGCCCGGCGGGCTGGCCCAGCGCGATGTCCTCAAGGACTACGCGGCCCACCTGCGCGGCCTGGTGGACCTCACCGCCATCCGCCCGCTGAAGGTCGTGGTCGACGCGGGCAACGGCATGGGCGGGCACACCGTCCCGACCGTGTTCGAGGGGCTGCCCCTGGAGCTCGACCCCATGTACTTCGAGCTGGACGGCACCTTCCCCAACCACGAGGCCAACCCGCTCGACCCCGCGAACATCGTGGACCTCCAGGCCCGCGTGAAGGCCACCGGCGCCGACCTCGGCCTCGCCTTCGACGGCGACGCCGACCGCTGCTTCGTCGTGGACGAACGCGGCGAGCCCGTCCCGCCCTCCGCCATCACCGCCCTGGTCGCCGCCCGCGAGCTGGCCAAGGCGCCCGGCTCGGCCGTGATCCACAACCTGATCACCTCCTGGTCCGTCCCCGAGGTGGTCAAGGAGAACGGCGGCACCCCCGTCCGCACCCGCGTCGGCCACTCGTTCATCAAGGCCGAGATGGCCCGCACCGGCGCCATCTTCGGCGGCGAGCACTCCGCGCACTACTACTTCCGCGATTTCTGGAACGCGGACACCGGCATGCTCGCGGCCCTGCACGTCCTCGCGGCCCTCGGCGAGCAGGAAGGCCCGCTCTCCGGGCTCGTCGCCGCCTACGACCGGTACGCGGCCTCCGGCGAGATCAACAGCCGGGTCGAGGACCAGACCGGGCGCGCGGCGGCGGTCAAGGCCGCGTTCGCCGACCGGCCCGGCGTCACCCTCGACGAGCTGGACGGCCTCACGGTCACCGCCGCCGACTGGTGGTTCAACATCAGGCCGTCCAACACCGAGCCGCTGCTGCGCCTGAACATCGAGGCCCGCGACGCCACCACCGTCGACAAGATCCGCGACGAGGTGCTCGGCATCGTCCGCTCCTGA
- a CDS encoding DUF3499 domain-containing protein — protein MSRRGPLWSAVRSNIVSPVRRCSRTACARPAVATLTYVYADSTAVLGPLATYAEPHCYDLCAQHAERLTAPRGWEVVRLAVDPGLVRTSADDLEALADAVREAARTPVGRTARAEGPPEGADPMEVARRGHLRVLRSPER, from the coding sequence GTGAGTCGTCGCGGCCCGCTTTGGAGTGCGGTACGGTCCAACATCGTGAGCCCCGTACGTCGCTGTTCGCGCACCGCGTGCGCCCGCCCCGCCGTGGCGACGCTCACCTATGTCTACGCGGACTCCACGGCCGTGCTCGGCCCGCTCGCCACCTACGCCGAGCCGCACTGCTACGACCTGTGCGCCCAGCATGCGGAGCGGCTGACCGCCCCCCGGGGCTGGGAGGTCGTCCGGCTGGCCGTCGATCCCGGCCTGGTGCGGACCAGCGCGGACGACCTGGAGGCGCTCGCCGACGCGGTCCGCGAGGCCGCCCGCACCCCCGTCGGCCGGACGGCGAGAGCCGAGGGCCCGCCCGAGGGCGCCGACCCCATGGAGGTCGCCCGCCGCGGGCACCTGAGGGTCCTCCGCTCGCCGGAGCGATAA